The region CATGCTGGAGGAATGGAGCAGGACCCGGCGCGCGCCCCGCCACGCCGAATGGCTGCACAAGGACCCGGCTACGGCCTGAATAAAGGGACAGGGCCGCGCCCTCCCTTGCTGTTCAAAGGCGGAATTTGCCGATAGAACAGTCCATTCACGGTGGGGGAGTTTGGTGTGACCAGGATCGTCGTCAACGGGCAGCAGCGCGAGGTGAAGGCCTCGCCGGACACGCCGCTGCTCTATGTGCTGCGCAACGAGCTTGGCGTGATGGGCGTCAAGTTCGGCTGCGGCCTCGCGCAATGCGGGGCTTGCTCAGTCCTGCTCGGCGACGAGGAAGTGCGCGCCTGCGTAACGCCTGTGGCGGCGGTAGAGGGCAAGCCGGTCACCACGGTTGACGGGCTGCCCGCGCGCTGGGCCGAGAAGAAGGGCCTCGCGCCCGACCCGCAGCGACTGCACCCGGTCCAGCAGGCCTGGGTGGACGAACAGGTGCCGCAATGCGGGATCTGCCAGTTCGGCATGATGATCAAGGTCACGGAACTGCTCGAGGCGAACCCCAAGCCGACCGACGCGGATATCCGCGAAGCACTGACCAACTCCGGCCCCTCGCCACACTTGTGCCGCTGCGGCAGTTATGCGGCGATCCTCGAAGGCGCGCACCGCGCGGCCAAGCTGATGGCCGAAGGAGGCGCGGCATGAGCGCAGCCCTCGACATCAACGGCGCAAGGCTGTCCCGCCGCGCGTTCATCGGCACCGGCGGGGCGCTTGCCGTCGCGGTAAGCATGCCGGTCAAGGCATCGGCCACCGCCGCGCCCGCATCGCTCGATGCCAGTGCACCCGCCAACTGGATCGAACTGTTGGCCGACGGCACGGTCACGATCCGCACCGGCAAATGCGATTTCGGCCAGAGCAGCGTTAACACGGCCTATCGTCAGATCGTCGCCGAGGAACTCTGCGTCCCGCTCTCGGCGATGACGACCGTGATCACCGGAGACACCGACCGCACGCCAGACGGCGGCGGCACGTTCTGGCTGCTCGGCTATGTCCAGAACCTGCGCAAGGTTGCCGCCTACATGCGCGAGGCCGCGCTGGAACTCGCAGCGGGCAAGCTTGGGGTCGATCGCAAGGCCTTGAGTGTCAAGGACGGCGTCATCTCTGGCGGCGGCAAGGCGATCAGCTATGCCGATCTGGTCAAGGGCCAGGACCTCAAGCTGACGATCCCGGTCGAGGGCGAATTGACCAGCCCGATGGGCCTCACGGTCAAGGGCGAGCCGCCGCTGAAGCCCGTGTCGGAATACACCATCATCGGCAAGCCTTCGGCCAATCCGATGACCCGGCCCAAGGTTTCGGGCGAAGCGGTCTGGGTCGGCGACGTCAAGCTGCCGGGCATGCTCCACGCCCGTACCATCCACCCCGCGACGCTCGGCTCGAAGCTGGTCAAGGCCGGGAAGCTCGATGGCGCGCAGTACCCAGGCGCGCGACTGGTGAGGATCGGCAACCTGCTCGCCGTCGTCTCGCCCGACGAGTGGGAGGCGGTGCAGGCTGCGCAAGCCGTTGCCGCCGAGACGCAGTGGAGCGACTGGCAGGGCCTGCCCGGCCATGAAGGGCTGGTCGACCACCTGCGCTCGAAGGCTGACTGGACAACATTTCCGTCACGCGATGGCGCGGCCAACAAGGGCGAGCCGGATAAGGTGCCTGCCGTGCGCCAGCACAAGGCATCGTATTTCCTGCCCTATCACAAGCACGCCCCGATCAGCCCGATGGTGACGCTGGCCGATTACCGCCCGGACGGATCGGTCACGCTGCACACCCTCAGCCAGAACCCTCAGCACTTGCGCCACATGATCGCCAAGATGCTCAGCGTCGGCGAGGACAAGGTGGTGGTGCGCACCTATCCCGGATCGGGCCACTATGGCCGCTCCAATGGCGGCAGCGCAGGGAGCGAGGACGAAGCCGTGCTTCTTTCGCGCGAACTGGGCCGGCCGGTGCGCGTGCAGTGGATGCGCGCGGACGAGATGCAGTGGACCACGCAATCCTCCTGCGCACTGGCCGATATCGCGATCAAGCTCGACAAGGATGGGCGGATCGCGGGGTACGCAGCCGAACACCGCGTGCCGCCGATGCAGGATGACCGCCTTGTCGGTGCGATCCTTGCAGGACTGCCGGTGATCGATTCCCCTGCCCCCGTCACCAAGGACCTTTTCCAGAACGGCGTCAACGAGATGCAGGATATCTGGGTCTACGGCAACGTCCCCGCCGTGCGCGAGAAGGCGAGGAGCACCTGGCAGATCGGCGAGAAGGAATCGCCGATCGCCGTGGGCTTGCGCGACCATTCGATGCGCACGCCGATCCAGTTCCAGCAGAATTTCCCGCGCGAAGTGGCGATGAGCGAGGCAGCCATGCTTGCCGGCAAGGATGCGCTGCAATTCCGGCTCGACCACGTTACCGACCCGCGCTTCAAGGCGATCATCGAGAAGCTTCGGACCGAAGCCGATTGGGACAGCCGTCCCTCCCCTGCGCCAGGCGCCCGGGCCAACGGCAAGGGCGTGGCCAAGGGCCGTGGCATGTCGATCATGCTGCGCGACAACGGCTACTGGGCCTGCGCCGCGCACGTTGCGGTCACACCCGAAACCGGCGAGGTCAGGGTCGAACGGATGACCATGGTCGCTGACGTCGGCATCGTCATCAATCCGCTGCAGTTGCGCCGCCAGATCCAGGCGGGATGCCTGATGGGCGTCAGCCAGGCGCTGCACGAAGAAGTCAGCTTCGATCGCGGCGCGATTACCGCAGCCGACTGGGCAAGCTACCCGATCCTGACCATGGCCGAAGCGCCCGAAATCAAGGTGGTGTTCGAAACCAACCTTGCTGCGGGCAACTACGGTCAGGGTTCGGAAAGCGCCAATGCGCTGGCAGGCCCCGCCATCGCTGCCGCGGTGCTGGACGCGACCGGCAAGCCGGTTCGGCGCCTGCCGCTGCGACCAGAGTACGTCAAGGCGGCGTTGGCCTAGAGCGAGTTCCGTCGCGCGATCGAGCCCAGCACTTCGGCGCTGGGCTTGGCCGTGCGCTGGAAGGTCTCGCGGTTCAATGAATGCAGCCCGAAGCGGTAGCGATAGCCGAAACCCCACTCGAAGTTATCGATCAGTGACCAGTGGATATATCCCCGCACCGGCACACCATCGTCCATCGCGCGCTTCAGCTCTGTGAGCGCGTTAGGGATCAGCCACTGGCGCAGGGTGTCGTCGTCAGAGTTGACGCCATGCTCGGTGACGTAGACTGGCAGCTTCGTCACCTCGTGGGCATAGCGTACCGCCCCTGCGAGCGATCCCGGCCATACTTCGGTCCCACCGGTGTTCCGTCGCGCATTGGCAGGCGCGGGCACCTCGCCCTTGTCGCTCCACATCTTGCGCTCGTAATTCTGGACGCCGATGAAATCGCAGGTATCTCGCGCCAAGCGCAGCCATTCATTGTAGTAGCGCTCGCGGATCTGATCGCGCATCGAATTCTTGCCGACGGCCTGATCATCAAGCATCGCAAGGCTCACGCCGACCGGAAGGTCAGGCCGAACCGCCTTGATCGCAGCGAGGCCCCGGCGATGGCCTTCCATCATGTTGGCGCGGTAGGTCTTCGGGTCCTTGATGTAGAGCGAGACGCCCGGCGTATAGAGCGGCACGCCAAGCTGCTTCGCGGCGGCTTCCTGCGTCGCCTTGTCACCCGCCAGCAACTGCGGCGGCAGGATCTCTCCGATCACGCCAGCAAGGTTGGGTTCGTTGAGCGTGGTCGCAAGCTCGATGCCGGCAGCCAGGTGCCGCGCGGCGCGATCGCAGAAGCGGGCGAACAAAGCTGGCGATTCCGGACTGTGCCATCCGCCCTTGGCCGCGAACCAGCGCGGCGTGGTGAAGTGGTTGAAGGTAACGACCGGCTTTAGGCCACGCGCCCGACATCCTTCGATCATCGCCTTGTAGTGATCGAGCATGGCGTTGGAGAAATGGCCCTCGTCCGGCTCGATCCGCGCCCATTCAAGGCTGAAGCGATAGGAATTCAGGCCCATCCCCTTCACCAGATCGAGATCGACCGGCCACAGCTCGAAACTGTTTGCCGCATCGCCCGAGCGCTCGGCAAAGATCGTGCCGGGGACGTTTTCAATCACCCACAAGTCCGCGTTGAGATTGTTGCCTTCGATCTGGTGTGCGGCCGTGGCGGCGCCCCACAGGAAGCCGTCGGGGAACTTCGGGTCCACTGGCCTGATCTTCGCAGCCCGTGCCAGCGCGTTGCTGCCGGCCAGAGCGGAAGCTCCCAGAGCCACGGCCGAGGCCATCACGCTGCGACGATTGATCATCTTACTTCTTCTCCGTTGCCAGCAGGCCTTGCGTGCGCATCCACCGGTACATCAGGTCAAGCCAGCCTTCCTCGGGCGAGCCGGCAGGTCCAGCCCCGAAGCCATGGCCACCTGAGGAAAACAGGTGGAACTCTATCGACTTGCCCGCCGCACGATAGCTGTCCAGCAGCGGCAGTCCCTTCTCGCGCGCCAGCAGGAAGTCGTCGGCGGCAATCGCCACGAACATCGGCGGCGCATCGGCAGGCACGGTCATGGCAGCCATGTTGGGATAGATCGGCGCGGCGAAGTCCGGGCGGTCGGCGCCGCCCTTCTCCACCACGCTGCGGGTGAGGAAACCACCAGCGGAAAAACCCATGAACCCGACCCTCTTCGGATCGATCCCGAACTGCGCGGCGTTCGCGCGCACATGTCGCAGCGCAGCTATGCCGTCGGCCAGAGCCTCCGCAGGCGTTTCGGCAGGCGGCGCGAAAGCGGCCTTCTGCCCGGAAATCATCTTGTCGAGTTCCGCCACAAAGACCTTCTGGTCGGGCGGCGTCGACAAGGTGCGGTATTTGAGAACGAAGGCCGTCACGCCATGGTTGGCGAACCAGCGCGCGACTTCCCAGCCTTCCTTGTCCATCTCGAGGCCGAGGAACGCACCACCGGGAGCGATGATGACGGATGCCGGGGATGGCTTGCCCACGGGCTGGAACACGGTCAGCGTCGGCCGGGTGACGTTGCGCACGGCATAGCGGCCGTTGTCGCTGGGATGCCAGACCTCGCGATCCGCCTTTTCGGCAGTCTGCAGTGTGATGGTGTTGGGTTGCGTGGGCGCAGCAACCGTTTCGGTTGAGATGCCTGTCTGCGCGTAGGCCGACGAAGCCCCTGTGAGCACGAGACTGAGGCAAAGCATCGAGCGCCGAACTGTGCGAACGGTCATCAGGTCCATCCTTATCCGGAACTGCTCCGGTCTCGGCCGGATGCAGCAGAAAGTGGGGCCGCCACCCTGCAGTAGCGACCCCTTATCACATCAGAAGTTGATGCCGGCACGAACGCCGATGGTGCGGACCGATTCAAAGCTGAAGCGCTGGTTCAACGTCAGCACTGGCGGAGCGACCCCAACCGGGTTTGCATCGCCACCGTCAGACCCGACCGAGATCGGGCGGATCTCGTTCGTGCAGTTCTTGCAGAACAGGCTGAGGTTCCAGTTGTCTGCCTTCACCCCGGCGCGCAGGTCGATCGTGTCCCAGGTCGGGATCGTGAACGGCGCGCCAATACCGGCCGACTGCGGTGAGCGGTGATAGTATCCGATCCCGAACTGCGCTTCGAGGCCATCGGAGATCGGCGCAGCATATTCAGCGCCGAGCGTCGCGGTAAACTTTGAAGACAGCGGCAACTGGTAGCCCTTGGCGTTGAACGTGCCGACGAAGCCGGGGAGCGACGAGTTGATGTCGGCCTTGCATCCGCCGGTCGTCTGGGTCGGGTAGCACTGTGCGCCGGGGTAATCGTCGAACGTCGCATCGGCATAGGACGCCGAACCCGACAGGGTCAGTCCCTCGAACGGCCGTGCCTGGAACGAGAAGTCGACTCCCTTGGTCGTTGCCGTCGCCGCATTGCCCAGCACAAAGGTGCGCAGCGCCTGCACGAATGCCTGAACCTGCAGGTCATAGAACTTCGTGTAGAAGCCCGAGAGGCTGAAAGTCAGCGCGCCATCGAGCGCCTTGCCCTTGATGCCAAGTTCACCACCGCGCGAGATTTCCGGACGAACCGCGAGGTCTGCGTTTGGAGCCGGAGCCGTGTTCGAGAAGCCCGGTCCCTTGAAGCCTTCGCCGTAGAAGCCGTAGACCATCAGGTCAGGCGTCGCCTGCCAATCGAAGCCCAGCTTGTAGCTGAGATCGGTAGCGTCGGTAGACTGGTCGGACACGTTCTTCTTCACGCCGAGCGTGACGAAGTAGTTGCCGAAATTCTCCCGCAGGTTGATCTGCGCCTTTTCGTAGGTCAGGCGCGCGCCTGCAGTCAGCTTGAACGTGTCGGTCAGCTGGTAGCCGAGCTGGCCGAACGCAGCGTAGCTGTCGTTCTGCAGGCGGTACTGGAAGTCCTGACCGAGGAACGAGCGGTTGTTCACGCCACACGCGGGCGGCGGTCCCGCCGTGACGGTTGCGCCGATGCAGAACGGGAAGCCGACGGCCACGAAATCGGGAACGCCGTTGTTGCCGCCGCGGAAGCCCGAGTTGTTGCCCACGGAGCGGTAGTAATAAAGCCCGAACTGGCCGGTCAGGGCATTGCCGCTCGGCAGGGCAAGGCGCAGCTCCTGCGAGTACTGGTCATACTTCTGGTTCGCACCATTGAAGCTGAAGAAGTTGAACGGGGTCTGGTCGGAATCGAACTGGAAGTCGACCTTGGCCTGCTTCCACGCGGTGATGCTGCTCAGCTCCATGCCGTTACCAAGCTGCAGGCTGATGTTGGCCTGGAGACCGCCGGTATCGCTGTCACGGAAGTTTGGCGCTTCTGCAGCGAAGTTCAGGTTTTCCGTACCTGCCACAAGGCCACGTGCCGGGTACTGGCTGCCGGGCCGAATTGGCGGAAGGTGATGTCATAGCGGCCAGTGATGCCGCGCTGGCGGTTGTAATCGCCGATGACATAAACCGAGAGGTTGTCGGTCGGTTCGAACAGCAGCTTTGCACGCAGGCCGAGGTTCTCGAGACCGAGATCGTTGCGGACGTTCGGGTTGACCTTCCCGACAGTGATCGGGTCCTGGTCGCTGTAGATTGCGTTGAGGCGCAGCGCAGCTTTGTCGCCAAGCGGAGCGTTGACGGTCGAGCGGATCTGGTAGCCGGTGCCGTCGTCGCCCGGGCGCGCACGCTGCACGAGTTCGCCATCGGCGCTGAAGGAAAACTCGCCCAGCTTGGGCTTGTTGGTGGTGATGTTGACCAGACCGGCCGAAGCATTCTTGCCGAACAGCAGGCCCTGCGGCCCGTTCAGCACTTCGACGCGAGCAACGTCGTAGAACGCATTGGCGGCATATTCACGGTTGCCGAGCACCACATCGTCGATCACCTGCGACACGCTGGCTTCGACGGTATTCGAGAACGTGGCCGTGCCGACGCCGCGGACCGAGAAGGTGTTGTCCTGTGCCACCTGAAGGCTCGGCGCAAGCTTGGTCACGGCAGTGAGATCGTTGGCGCCGCGCTGGATCAGTTGCTCTGCTCCGACCACGGTCACGCTGACCGGAACCTTCAGCACATTCTCGCTGCGGCGCTGTGCGGTGACAATGATCTCGCCTGGCGCCGAGGCCTCTTCGGCCGCCTGATCGTCTGCAGCCTGCGCGAAAGCCGGGACCGACGAGAACAGCGCGATGGCTGCAACCGATGCCGACTGGATCAGTCGGGTCTTCCTGTGAATGTTCATGAGCTTATCCTCCCACTCATTTGACCAACGCGGATGAGACTGATGCCCCGCCGGCCCGCGCGCCCGGCGTCTTGCCCTGAACGGTGGTGATCAGGGCAGGATGATCGTCGCGTGGCGTTCGTTGCGGACGATGGCGGGCTGGAATTCGGGCGGGAAATAGGGGTGGCGGTAGCGGATCGCGCTGCCGACGAGATGAACCCCGCGCGTCAGGCCGCCTTCCTTCGGGACGACCACGGTGAAGTAGTCGCCCACGTAGAGGCGCGTCTGCGTCGCTTCGTTCAGCTCCTCGCGGGTGTAGGCCTTTTCGCCAAGGCGGAACAGGTTGCCCTCGGCCGGATAGACCACTCCGTCGACGGTGATGTCCACGCCTTCGATCAGGCTCAACCGCGAGGAGCGGTAGTTGGCCTGACGGATGCGCACCTCGAAGCCGGTGCGGGCGCCCTCGGGCCCCACGTTGCGGAAGCCGGTGCTCTGGATATGGCTGCGCTCAAGCATTGGCCGTCTCCATGTTGGCGGCGTCGTATTCTTCTTCGAGCTTGCGGATCAGCGCGTGCTGGCGGCGCACCTGCTCGATCGCCACCCACGGGTCGCGCTTGCCCTCGTATTCGCTCGAAAGATAACCGGCGTAGCCCAGCTTCTTGAGCATCGGCACGATGCGCTCCCACGGGATCTGGTGGTCGTGCAGGTTCTCGTCGATGTTGTGGAACTTCGCCTGTATGAACGGCACGTACTGGATCACGTCGGCCAGATGCTCGACCGGCGTGTTGATGCCGTTGAGGAAGCTCAGCGCGCCCTTCTTGATCTCGTCGGTGATGCCGCCGCCCCAGTGATCGATCGGACGATCCTGGAAGATGCCGGTGTCGATCATCAGACCGAAGTTCTTCGTGCCAGTACGCTCGATGAACTCCACATAGGCATCGGTGACGGGATGGCGGATCGGCGTCGGCGAATGGATCTCGGGCAGGATCACCAGGTCGAGCTGGTGCGCCAGATCGAGATTGCGCTCGACCGCGCCTTCCCAGATCGGGTCGGGCGTCAGGTCATGATCAATAACGCCGAACTTGGGCCGGATAAACTTGAAGCCCAGCTTGTGCGCCAGACGCAGATCCTGCGCGATCTGCGCCGCGCCCTCTTCGACACTCATGTTACGATCAAGCTGGATGCGGGTGTCGACCCAGCAGGCGAAGTTCGTCGGCTCGAGCTGGTAGCGCTCAAGCTTTGCAAACCAGTCGTCGATCCACGCAACCGGGGGCTCCGGATAGAGTGGCACGCTCGTCTCGCCGAGGATTTCGATGCCGGTGGAACCCGTGTCGGCAACGTGATCGAACGCATCGTCGAGCGTCATCACCGTGCCGAAGTCGTCGGTATAGCTGTACAGCGATACGCCGTACTTGAAGCTGCTCACGCCAACCTCTCCTGCCGCGGCGGCGTCCGGATTGACGCTATTGATCACCGCTTATTAAGGCAGCTATTAATCGATGATCAATAGAAGCGCAAGAGGGTGTGCAAGCGCCTTGCGCATTGCCGCCAAACCAAGCAAAGCTGCAGAAATGACGGGGA is a window of Novosphingobium sp. THN1 DNA encoding:
- a CDS encoding molybdopterin cofactor-binding domain-containing protein, which produces MSAALDINGARLSRRAFIGTGGALAVAVSMPVKASATAAPASLDASAPANWIELLADGTVTIRTGKCDFGQSSVNTAYRQIVAEELCVPLSAMTTVITGDTDRTPDGGGTFWLLGYVQNLRKVAAYMREAALELAAGKLGVDRKALSVKDGVISGGGKAISYADLVKGQDLKLTIPVEGELTSPMGLTVKGEPPLKPVSEYTIIGKPSANPMTRPKVSGEAVWVGDVKLPGMLHARTIHPATLGSKLVKAGKLDGAQYPGARLVRIGNLLAVVSPDEWEAVQAAQAVAAETQWSDWQGLPGHEGLVDHLRSKADWTTFPSRDGAANKGEPDKVPAVRQHKASYFLPYHKHAPISPMVTLADYRPDGSVTLHTLSQNPQHLRHMIAKMLSVGEDKVVVRTYPGSGHYGRSNGGSAGSEDEAVLLSRELGRPVRVQWMRADEMQWTTQSSCALADIAIKLDKDGRIAGYAAEHRVPPMQDDRLVGAILAGLPVIDSPAPVTKDLFQNGVNEMQDIWVYGNVPAVREKARSTWQIGEKESPIAVGLRDHSMRTPIQFQQNFPREVAMSEAAMLAGKDALQFRLDHVTDPRFKAIIEKLRTEADWDSRPSPAPGARANGKGVAKGRGMSIMLRDNGYWACAAHVAVTPETGEVRVERMTMVADVGIVINPLQLRRQIQAGCLMGVSQALHEEVSFDRGAITAADWASYPILTMAEAPEIKVVFETNLAAGNYGQGSESANALAGPAIAAAVLDATGKPVRRLPLRPEYVKAALA
- a CDS encoding TonB-dependent receptor; amino-acid sequence: MAGTENLNFAAEAPNFRDSDTGGLQANISLQLGNGMELSSITAWKQAKVDFQFDSDQTPFNFFSFNGANQKYDQYSQELRLALPSGNALTGQFGLYYYRSVGNNSGFRGGNNGVPDFVAVGFPFCIGATVTAGPPPACGVNNRSFLGQDFQYRLQNDSYAAFGQLGYQLTDTFKLTAGARLTYEKAQINLRENFGNYFVTLGVKKNVSDQSTDATDLSYKLGFDWQATPDLMVYGFYGEGFKGPGFSNTAPAPNADLAVRPEISRGGELGIKGKALDGALTFSLSGFYTKFYDLQVQAFVQALRTFVLGNAATATTKGVDFSFQARPFEGLTLSGSASYADATFDDYPGAQCYPTQTTGGCKADINSSLPGFVGTFNAKGYQLPLSSKFTATLGAEYAAPISDGLEAQFGIGYYHRSPQSAGIGAPFTIPTWDTIDLRAGVKADNWNLSLFCKNCTNEIRPISVGSDGGDANPVGVAPPVLTLNQRFSFESVRTIGVRAGINF
- a CDS encoding DUF6379 domain-containing protein, with the translated sequence MLERSHIQSTGFRNVGPEGARTGFEVRIRQANYRSSRLSLIEGVDITVDGVVYPAEGNLFRLGEKAYTREELNEATQTRLYVGDYFTVVVPKEGGLTRGVHLVGSAIRYRHPYFPPEFQPAIVRNERHATIILP
- a CDS encoding family 1 glycosylhydrolase, producing the protein MINRRSVMASAVALGASALAGSNALARAAKIRPVDPKFPDGFLWGAATAAHQIEGNNLNADLWVIENVPGTIFAERSGDAANSFELWPVDLDLVKGMGLNSYRFSLEWARIEPDEGHFSNAMLDHYKAMIEGCRARGLKPVVTFNHFTTPRWFAAKGGWHSPESPALFARFCDRAARHLAAGIELATTLNEPNLAGVIGEILPPQLLAGDKATQEAAAKQLGVPLYTPGVSLYIKDPKTYRANMMEGHRRGLAAIKAVRPDLPVGVSLAMLDDQAVGKNSMRDQIRERYYNEWLRLARDTCDFIGVQNYERKMWSDKGEVPAPANARRNTGGTEVWPGSLAGAVRYAHEVTKLPVYVTEHGVNSDDDTLRQWLIPNALTELKRAMDDGVPVRGYIHWSLIDNFEWGFGYRYRFGLHSLNRETFQRTAKPSAEVLGSIARRNSL
- a CDS encoding TonB-dependent receptor plug domain-containing protein, translating into MNIHRKTRLIQSASVAAIALFSSVPAFAQAADDQAAEEASAPGEIIVTAQRRSENVLKVPVSVTVVGAEQLIQRGANDLTAVTKLAPSLQVAQDNTFSVRGVGTATFSNTVEASVSQVIDDVVLGNREYAANAFYDVARVEVLNGPQGLLFGKNASAGLVNITTNKPKLGEFSFSADGELVQRARPGDDGTGYQIRSTVNAPLGDKAALRLNAIYSDQDPITVGKVNPNVRNDLGLENLGLRAKLLFEPTDNLSVYVIGDYNRQRGITGRYDITFRQFGPAASTRHVALWQVRKT
- a CDS encoding sugar phosphate isomerase/epimerase; protein product: MSSFKYGVSLYSYTDDFGTVMTLDDAFDHVADTGSTGIEILGETSVPLYPEPPVAWIDDWFAKLERYQLEPTNFACWVDTRIQLDRNMSVEEGAAQIAQDLRLAHKLGFKFIRPKFGVIDHDLTPDPIWEGAVERNLDLAHQLDLVILPEIHSPTPIRHPVTDAYVEFIERTGTKNFGLMIDTGIFQDRPIDHWGGGITDEIKKGALSFLNGINTPVEHLADVIQYVPFIQAKFHNIDENLHDHQIPWERIVPMLKKLGYAGYLSSEYEGKRDPWVAIEQVRRQHALIRKLEEEYDAANMETANA
- a CDS encoding alpha/beta hydrolase — encoded protein: MTVRTVRRSMLCLSLVLTGASSAYAQTGISTETVAAPTQPNTITLQTAEKADREVWHPSDNGRYAVRNVTRPTLTVFQPVGKPSPASVIIAPGGAFLGLEMDKEGWEVARWFANHGVTAFVLKYRTLSTPPDQKVFVAELDKMISGQKAAFAPPAETPAEALADGIAALRHVRANAAQFGIDPKRVGFMGFSAGGFLTRSVVEKGGADRPDFAAPIYPNMAAMTVPADAPPMFVAIAADDFLLAREKGLPLLDSYRAAGKSIEFHLFSSGGHGFGAGPAGSPEEGWLDLMYRWMRTQGLLATEKK
- a CDS encoding (2Fe-2S)-binding protein is translated as MTRIVVNGQQREVKASPDTPLLYVLRNELGVMGVKFGCGLAQCGACSVLLGDEEVRACVTPVAAVEGKPVTTVDGLPARWAEKKGLAPDPQRLHPVQQAWVDEQVPQCGICQFGMMIKVTELLEANPKPTDADIREALTNSGPSPHLCRCGSYAAILEGAHRAAKLMAEGGAA